In Lolium rigidum isolate FL_2022 chromosome 3, APGP_CSIRO_Lrig_0.1, whole genome shotgun sequence, the genomic window TAAATACACGTAATAGATGAATCCAATGCATTGATATCTGATAGTTGCCCGACTAAGTCCATCTGATGTTGGCGAAGGTATCTTAAAGTTGCAATATAGATAACCACCTCGACGTGAAACACATATGTAATCGTGAGGTACTATAAAATCTAAGGCATTGATATCGCGGTGTTCAATGGTGAGGTCCTTCAAAAAAAATATCTCCATAAATTCTTACTCTTGTTGTGGCGTAAGGTTGGCGGGTTAGTTAGGCCCTTTGATCTTTGGCGAATGCATCCTAAAGTTTTACTGTAGATATCCACCTTGACGTGGATATGCGTTCATCGTGTGCGGTCTTACAAAGGTTATTTCTACATGTGTAAAAAGAGTGATCCTACCATTGTATCATAGGTAACCGTGGGGACAGACTCATAAGTAACTAGGTGGTTGATGAACCCAGTGCAATGATATCTTATAGTTGTCAGGGGAAGTCCTTCTAATGTAGCTAACCACCTCGACGTGGAACACATAGTTATCCTAATATTGAGCCCGAGAAGTTCTTTTTCGAGCTAATAAGACATCCAGGCATGTGTCCCAAACTAACCGTTGGTGGTGTATCGCTAACCATGATTTCAATAGTAATATCGTATTTAAATCCACGTAATAGATGAAGCCAATGCATTAATATCTTATAGTTGCTCGATGAAGTACTTCTGATATTGGCGAAGGTATCCTAAAGTTGTAATATAGGTAACCACCTCGACGTGAAACACATATGTAACCGTGAGGTAGATAAACTCCAAGGCATTGATATCGCAGTGTTCAATGGTGAGGTCCTTCAAATCATATAAAACATCGATCACCATAGATGCTTAATATGATTATGGCATAAGGCTGCCGGGTTAGTTAGTCCCTTTGATCTTTGGTGAAGTCATCCTAAAGCTTTGGTGTAGATATCCACCTTGACGTGGATATGCATTCATCGTGTGCGGTATTACTAAGATCATTTTCGCATGTGTGAAAAAGGGATCCTACTATTGTATCATGGGTAACCATGGGAACCGACTCATAAGTAACCGCGTGATAGATGAACCAAATGTAGTGATATCTTATAGTTGCTCGGTGAAGTCCTTCTAATGTTGGTGAAGGTATCCTAAAGTTGTGATGTAGGTAACCACCTCGACGTGGAACAAAATAGGTATCCTAATATTGAGTCCGAGAAGTTCTTTTTCGAGCTAATAAGACATCCAAGCATGTGTCTCATAGTTAAATCCACGTAATAGATGAACCCAATGCATTGATATCGTATAGTTGCCCTTTGAAGTCCTTCTGATGTTGGCGAAGGTATCGTAAAGTTGTAATATAGGTAACCACCTCGACATGGAACACATATATAACATGAGGTATCGCAATGTTAAATGGTGAGGTCCTTCAAAACATATATTACATCGCCATAGATACCTACTATGGTTGTGGCGTAAGGCTACCAGGTTAGTTAGGCCCTTTGAACTTTTGTGAAGGCATCCTAAAGCTTTAGTGTAGATATTCAACTTGACGTGGATATGCATTCGGCGTGTACAGTACTACTAACATCATTTCTACATGTGTGAAAAAGGATCCCACCATTGTATCATAGTTAACCGTTGGCACAGAATCATAAGTAACCACGTGATAGATGAACCCCATGCAATGATATCTTATAGTTGCCTGGTGAAGTCCTTCTAATGTTGGCGAAGGTATCCTAAATTTGTATTGTAGGTAAGCACCTCGACGTGAAACACGTAGGTATCATAATCTTGAGCCTGAGAAGTTCTTCGAGCTAATAAGACATCCAAGCATATGTCACAAACTAACCGTTGGTGGTGTATCACCAACCGCTTTCAATAGTAATATCGTAGTTAAATCCACGTAATAGATGAACCCAATGAATTGATATCTGATAGTTGCCCGATTAAGTTCATCTGATGTTGGCGAAGGTATCTTAAAGTTGCAATATAGGTAACCACCTCGACGTGAAACACATATGTAATCATGAGGTACTATAAAATCTAAGGAATTGATATCGTAGTGTTCAATGGTGAGGTCCTTCAAAACATATATAGCATCTCCATAAATTCTTACTCTTATTGTGGCGTAAGGCTGGTGGGTTAGTTAGGCCCTTTGATCTTTGGCGAAGGCATCCTAAAGTTTTACTGTAGATATCCACCTTGACGTGGATATGCATTCGTCGTGTGCGGTATTACTAAGGTTATTTCACATGTGTGAAAAGAGAGATCCTATCATTGTATTATAGGTAAACGGGGGGATGGACTCATAAGTAACTGCGTGGTTCATGAACCCAGTGCAGTGATATCTTATAGTTCCCCGATGAGGTCCTTCTAATGTTGGGGAACGTATCCTAAAATTGTATTGTAGATAACCACCTCAACATGTAACATATAGCTATCCTAATCTTGAGCCCGAGAAGTTCTTTTCGACCTAATAAGACATCCAAGCATGTGTCTCAAACTAACCGTTGGTGATGTATCGGTAACCATGATTTCAATAGTAATATCGTAGTTAAATCCACGTACTAGATAAACCCAATGCATTGGTTTCTTATAGTTGCCCGATGAAGTCCTTGAGATGTTGGCAAAGGTATTCTAAAGTTGTCATATAGGTAACCACTTCGACCTAGAACACATATAGAACCGTGAGGAGAATAAACTCTAAGGCATTGATATCGCAATGTTCAATGGTGAGGTGCTTCAAATCATATATACCATCGTCATAGATATTTACTATGGTTGTGGCGTAGGGCTGCCGGGTTAGAGGTCATTTGATCATTGGCAAAGGCATCCTAAAGCTTTAGTGTGGACATCCACCTTGACGTGGATATATATTTGTTGTGTGCAGTATTACTAAGGTTATTTCGAGTAATCATGTTTCTCAGAGTAACCGCCGGTGGTGTATCGCTAACCATGATTTCAATACTAACATCATAGTCGGATTGAAAATCTTTCGGTGCCTAAGAAGTTCTTATCCGAACTAAAAACATATCGAAGCATGTGTCTCAGTGTAACTACCGGTGGTGTATCTCGAACCATGATTTCTATGGTAACATCATACTCAAATTGTAACCATGATTTCTATAGTAAAATCATACTCAAATTGATAATTCGTTCGGTGCCAAAAAAGTTCTTCTCCAAGATAATAAGATCCATGCAAGTCTTTTGAGAGTAAAAAGAAGTATGGAGGAGTTTATTTTTAAAACTATTGGAAACATAGAAAATCTTAGTCCGTAGTGCATATATGTTTTTCGTAATCAAATGAGGAATTTTTTAGTACCTTGAAATTTACGATTTGTATGAAGATTTGTTCGGCGCTAGTTATTATTAACGAAGTCCATATCAAAGTTCTGCATTAGCTCTAGCAATTATGATGTTTGAAGACATCACAAGCTAAGTCAAGTGTAGCAGTCCGACAACACAACAAGTGAGTAGCAGCAACAGTGCACTGGACATCACCTTTTCGGCGGTCCAACATACACCAGCTCTGAGAAACTGCGTTTATGAAAATCAGATGTGTTTCTCTCCAGAATACGGCATATGCATATTGAGACAACACCCCAGCCGGAGGTTCACAAACAAAACTTATCATAATTGCAGTACTACAAGTTCAGATTCAGAGCCATCCCTTAGGACGGGATCGGATACTAAATTCAGTTTAAACTCCCTTTCTATCTAGAGGGATTAGACTAATCACTGCAtaggcaaacaaaacaaaacaattcatcCCTCTGCTTTTGGAACAGGCTATATGCCTTCAAAATTCAAAACAACATCCTTTGACTATCTCGGTAAGTCATGCAACTATATTCTGGTACAGATGGGATCTTCCATCGCTGTCCTCTTGCAGATGCAGACATGCATTTTTCTTCACCAAGCGGTTGACGGCTCTCTGACAATGCATGAAAAGATAAACGACCTCATTGTAAGTTGTAGCTGGTACTTTTCACATCTAGCAAAATTGCAAAAAAGAGAGGACACTTTCTGATAGACTAATAGAAGTGTAGATACAAGGATAAACAATCCTTCCTCTAAGAACCACAAGCTTCAGTTACAAAACAAAAGTGACGTAGCCAAGAAGATTGAGACAACTAAAAACAGGAACATGAAACTAGGTACAACTTCACACATCCTTCCCTACAGTTCACTATAGAGTCTGGAACATCACATATTCACATATGACAGGTGCCTAGCAGTTTATCCAAGTCTCAACATCTAAACTAGAAAAAATCATCTCAAGTGGCCTTTATTGGTTCCCACAGTATTGCAATGTAAGTAGACTTAGCCTCACAATGTATAAAAAGTCCAAATCAACAGTTCTAGTTTTATAATTGCAAATAATTTCAGTTATCTGACAGGTATACTTCGAAACTTTGACAGAAACTACAGACAATGGGTGACTAGGAGAAGTACCTGCGTGGTATTTGCGTCCTCCCTAAAAGATCAGTTCCCATGTGGAGATGCATCAAGCAGAAAATCACAGGTAGGAAGAACTTGCAAATATACTTGGGCCTGGACAGAATCAAACCAGAACTACAACAACTGTGAGGAGAACGGTGATGACATTCAGAACATTTATAAATTACAGATCAATGAATGAAAACTCGCCATTTGGAGAGCAATTTTAGAAACATGCACTTGTGTCACTGAGCACACTTGAATGTATTGTGAATGGTTAACATGTTGTCACTAGGAATGATGTATGTGAAAACAATTCCGGTAGGTATTTACGCCACTGTGTTCAAATAGCACACATGATAGATTTCAGATGCTTTTGCATAAAACAATGCAGCTCGTAAATCACAAATAAAATTGCACAAGGCTTTCTATTATTTTATAAGCAACAAAAGGAAAACAATGAATTGTGCTCCATGAAAGTGACCTCCTTCTGGAAAGCCGAAAAGGAAAACTCGATAAGACGATAACACAAAAACACATAAATTGTGATATCTGGGTTTATAAGCAACAATGTACTTCATGAGATAAAATGGAGCAGAGACTTGAAAGAAACAACTAGGAAGcaaaggcgcggcggcacgccgcgccctagGCGTTGAACTTTTAGCATATATAGTTGGTGTTAAGTAGTGGTGGTGCTCAAAGAAGTAGACACTGCTCTTCTAATAGTTAGAGCGCCACCTGCAGATGTAGTAAGGTAGGCTGCAAACTGAAATAGTCACATACTCGCATGCAACAGTTCATTTCAAAGATCAAGGAAAATAGGTGGTATCTAAAGTACAATGGATGCTGTTAATATCACCCATCCTTACTGCTACTTGTTCATTGTACTTGCAGTTAATTGCAATTCACAGGAAGTGAAAGAAAAGAAGTACACAAAGGACGGTAATATATGTTCTTTGGAACCTGATGCAAGCCAACCATTCTTATATGTAGAATGAAATCTATCATAAGAATTTGTTAAGCAGGAATTATAGTTAGCCTCATTGTCCTGTACTCCAAATTTTTGCAACTCATATACTGTTTCTAGATTAGGTCCTATGCCTATACTGGTCCTAGAATTAGGACTATATACACGATCTCCCGACAGCATTAGCCTAATTGAGTAATCGTGTTGGAGCAGCAATGCGGCATGCTAATCTACCTCTCTCTGCATGCCACATCTTACTATTGCCCCAGAGATCCCAGGCTAATTCAACCTAAACTACTATGAATATGGTCGTTGTTCTCTCACCATCTGTGCCACTAACCATTTCTGAATATTGGTCTATGCCACTGCTAATGGACATCCCCTTCTAATGTCATTTTCAGCTACCAGAGAATAAACATGACTGCTAAAAAAGGGTGTGCAGCAAACTTCCGGACAACTAACCTTTGTTTCCAGGAGCGCTCCGATGGAGGGGACTCGCTTGATGTCGGCGTATGGCGAATCAGCCGGAAATGGTGCATCATTCTGCTTGTCAGGTATTGGCTCGTTGCTGCAGACTCTGTCCTCCTCAAAATCGGCTTGCCATGGATCAGAAACTGGCACGCTGGAATCAGAACTCAAGCTGGACGGAGAAGTGCGAGCGCTTGTCTCGGCACCCTGAATCGGAATGCTTGGTTCCAATTTGAACCTGGGCCTTGACAATCTGGGACCAATTTGAACCAAATCAGCAGGAGGGGATGAACAGAAACGATGCAGGGTGGATGTAGATCGAGGGCTTACCTCATGAGCAGCTGGGTGAATCCCTCAGAGTCTCCAGCCATCATCATCTAGGAGATTCCTTCGCTCGAATCCTCTCTTGCAGGCGAGGCTGCCGGCGATCTCTGGAGTTCTTGGGTGAGAGCTCGTTCAGAGGCTCGAGGAAGGAGGAAGGGGACGGGTAGAGGtggagattcaaatttgaatcgggCGTGTGGGGGAAGTGTATGGGGGGCCGGCGCAGCGCCATGGCCTTGCCGTACTTGCGCCTGCGCCACCAAGGACGGCGAGTACGCCATGTATCCGCCGACTCCTTGTCCTCTCACCCCGAGCGTATCGCTAGTTTCGCTAGGCGTATCCTCGTGGATGTAGGGGTCAACCGCCCGCGCGTGTGGGCCCAGATGCGCGAATCTCCAGCGGCTCGGTCGGTGTGGATAAGGTCCTGGCGCCCTAAGGTCCGCTCGATCGAATATTCCTATAAGGCACACCAGGGAGAGCCCTTCAGGCTCATTCCCTCGAGGCTGATACGCCTCTCTCTCTCAGCTCACATACGAGCAGCCGGCCAGGCTCTCTCCAAGCCGGCCAGGCTCCCTCTTAGCTCACAGTAGCTTCTTCCTTATCAGGacaaacagctcaaggagcaactcTGTATCACACATATACTGTCATATACATCAGACAtgcaggagtaggggttttacctccaccgcgagGGCCCTGAACCCGGGTACATCACCGCGTGCTGTGTACcaatcccgcatccggataccgtcgacgcccatacaggaaccacctctctttagctaccccgtagcatatgccgtgacgatactacgacatttggcgcccaccgtggggcctgcagcGACGCCGACCGGAGTTCGTCTGGACGGGacccttcctcatcatcgtcaccgCCGCGGCCTTCATCGCCGCCGGCTTCGCCGCCCTCTCTGGGCACGGCTTCGCCTTCTCCGTTACCGCCgcggcctccgccgccgagagCATCGCCGCCCTTCTTCGGGCGCGGCTCCATCTTCTTCACCGCCGCCGCACTCCTCAGACTCGGctgcgtcgtcgccgccgcgagCTTCATCACCAACGCTGGCGTCTA contains:
- the LOC124701519 gene encoding uncharacterized protein LOC124701519 isoform X2, which gives rise to MMMAGDSEGFTQLLMRLSRPRFKLEPSIPIQGAETSARTSPSSLSSDSSVPVSDPWQADFEEDRVCSNEPIPDKQNDAPFPADSPYADIKRVPSIGALLETKAQVYLQVLPTCDFLLDASPHGN
- the LOC124701519 gene encoding uncharacterized protein LOC124701519 isoform X1: MMMAGDSEGFTQLLMRLSRPRFKLEPSIPIQGAETSARTSPSSLSSDSSVPVSDPWQADFEEDRVCSNEPIPDKQNDAPFPADSPYADIKRVPSIGALLETKFWFDSVQAQVYLQVLPTCDFLLDASPHGN